The Populus trichocarpa isolate Nisqually-1 chromosome 18, P.trichocarpa_v4.1, whole genome shotgun sequence genomic interval GCTACAAAGTTGGTGCCtatttgtttattgattttttttcccttttgataCACAACCCAGTGAGAGCTAATTTTGAGTTCTTGGAGAAGATTGGAGTTGATAGGTGGTGTTTCCATGATAGGGATATAGCTCCTGATGGTGAAACTCTGGAGGTGAGTGAGTTTTTAAATAACAGTATCAGCTGGGGGGAAGTGGGTTCCTTGTTTCTGCTAATGAGCGTTTGGTTGTTAAACTTTAATTATGGATAGACTTaattgtttcttgtttctttattttgatctatgtttttttatcacacTGGTGTACCACTGAACTAATTGaggccttttctttttgttacaggaaagtaataaaaacttggatgaagTAGTGGCCCTTGCTAAAGAACTTCAGGTAATCTTTGAAACCAAAGGGATGATGATCATATGACTGAAATAAAACAGATATGTAACTTCATACATCTGTGTATTAGCTTAACTGGTGTCAGAACCTTACTGTTCTTTAAGGCTTGTTGTATACCTATCCGACATCAGTTTTTTCATCATAGTTTGATATATTAGCTTTCTTTTCTAATATACATTATTTGGCaactattttatatatttaaactgCTTTTATATATTTCTGTCAAAGGAACTGTGCCATGTAGACTGACATAGAATTCCTTTATTCTCGTATCATGAACTGCAGCTGGGTAGTCAATcctttttttaaaggaaaaaaataactaaatatttcTGCAATCTAATTCTATTGCAGATTTAAACCGCTTATTTGCCCACCTTGTCTTTTTTCCCCACTTCTTTAAATTGCAATAGTTACCTTCATATTTTCTCGGTTGCCAAGTTGGTGAAGGGAAAGAAGTGTATAAATTTATAGCCGCCAGAAAAACTGGAGCAAAATCTCCttgccttttttctttcatgtgaTATTTCACAAGAGGTGCAAATTGTAGTGGCACAGAACTTTCACAATCACTGATCGACCAAGGTATTCAATATTCGGAGGAGAACCACTAACACTCCCTTATGTGGATTTGGATATCAGCATGCTTGATACTTTATTTTATGTGTGTACAAGAGATTATGAAGTTTGTTATAGTTTTTGATGCCTCAATCACGTGACTGTGCAGGGAACCAAGATCCGTCCTTTGTGGGGTACAGCACAATTGTTTATGCATCCTCGTTACATGCATGGTGGTGCTACTAGGTATTCTATCCTTGACTGGATGTCATGCTATTGATGCTATCCAGATCATTTGTTCATAGACTTAATACTTTTGGGTCCTCTTGTCACAGTTCTGAGTTAGGCGTATATGCATATGCTGCAGCTCAAGTGAAGAAAGCAATGGAGGTGAGTTGATCTGTGTGTagtcttggaaaaaaaaatgataattgtgTGAATGTAACATACTTTTATggaatttttatatcaacaattTGCAATTAACACCTCTTATTCCAACAGGTCACACATGACTTGGGTGGAGAAAATTATGTCTTTTGGGGTGGTCGTGAGGGTTACCAGAGTCTTTTGAACACAGATATGGAAAGGGAGCTTGATCATTTGGTATGTTCTCCAATTCTCGCCTTCTTAACATTAAAAGATCTCTTACTACTTACCTCTCTGGTCAGTGTTCCATGATGAAGTCTGGGTCTTCTTACTAACTAATGATTTCCAACATCTTCCTACAGGCAAGGTTTTGTGAAGCTGCTGTTGCCTACAAGAAGAAGATTGGATTCATTGGTATATTTCTGTTCTTTTTATAACACAGGCAGCATAGACTCAGTTGCACAATAGGATACAATAGGCATTTCCATTTTCATGGGGCATGCAGAACATGAATAGCTCATCCTctattgtcttgtttttttatccttccttAACGTTGTCCTCATTTTATCAAATGtttccttccaaaattttgAAGTGATCTTAATATTTGCTTGCTCTGTCTTTCAGGAACTCTGCTTATTGAGCCCAAGCCTCAAGAACCTACCAAACACCAGTATGTCTcattctcatttatttgattGGCAGTCTTCTTCACAGCTCCCTTTGATCGATCTTATGGTGCTGTTTTATCAGGTACGACTGGGATGCTGCTACTACAGCTAATTTCTTGCGGAAATATGGCCTAATAGGTGATTATTGAAACTTATTTCCCTAACTCCTCTGATTTTGTTAACCATCTAGAACTAGCTTTACTTCATcctgttccttttttttttttacttttttttttcttaataaactttaatttggctaTTTTTATCATGGAAGTTGTTGGGTTAATCTATGTCACTTTGCTAAGTATTATAGCATTTGGGCATCTTTGcttttgattgatgattttggGGAATAAATTATTTGTGCTTTTCTCATCTCAAATTGGCCCCATGTTCACAGATCGCATGGTAGTAAAACTTCTCGTctgtttttctttgtgtttacTTGAGTTGTGGAGTTGTTTACCCATaaataagaagttcaaagattagtcccaaaataatttaattaatagagCTGGAGATTGTCATCGTAATAATGTGATGATGTTATTATTGGACATTGATGAACAAATAGTTTAAAGTGTCATAAGTTAGAATACATAAACTGGTAGAAAGTCTAACCAGTGACAATTCAATTAGGAAGTTGGTCCATGTTGCAAACCCTGACTAGTTTGATATAGAAGGTTTTAACAGGTGGTACTGATTCTTATTTGGAGGTGAACTGTATGgtacatttttttcaaattgctaCCCCTGGCATAACCATGATTGCTTAAGTACTTGCTTTCAGCTATCAGATTTAACTAACACCAGCTATAACTGGTGACCTCAGTGGTTATGGCTTCACCAAATTCACTTGATTGccctgttcttttttttttttttttttaaatggatctAGCAGTCACTATTTTAGAAGCATCTATCCTGTTTGGCAAGACTCAGAATTGTCGTTTAACCTCccttttccatttccatttgcAGGGGAATTCAAGCTAAACATCGAGTGCAACCATGCCACTCTTTCAGGTCACAGGTACAAATCTTCTTGCAATCATGTCCTTGTCacctaataaaataattagccGATCACATGATTATACATGGAATTTTCTCTATCATCCTACAACGTTTGAGTATTCTGCAGCTGTCATCATGAGCTTGAAACTGCAAGAATTAATGGTTTACTGGGAAATATTGATGCGAACACTGGAGACCCTCAGATTGGTACTGATTAGATTAGAAACCTTGagtgtttcaatttttttagttgtatttCAAGCTTACTAACTCCGCATGTAAATCCTTGAGATCTGTGGTTGTAACATAGGGTTGTTATCATGACTACAGGATGGGATACAGATCAGTTCATGACTGATATTTCAGAGGCAACTATGGTTATGATTAGTGTGATAAGAAACGTATGTaaatgatttgttgatttcaattGGTTGTGAAAATTCAAATATCTTATCATTTGAAATGGAATTACATTAGCTGGTTTTCGTTTTGCCTAATGCCAGGGAGGATTAGCACCAGGAGGATTCAATTTTGATGCAAAACTGTTAGTTTCACATCTTCCTTGTTGATTCTCTTTTCCATGTGCTTGTTCTGATGCACATTCATGTGAatatttgtatcaattttgATGTATTGCCTTCAGCTTTAGAATGAACACCTTATATGATGACCTTGATTATGTGATTCTTTAGGCGAAGAGAGAGTACAGAAGTTGAGGACATATTCCTTGCTCATATTAGTGGAATGGATACCCTGGCTCGTGGACTCCGAAGTGCTGCCAAGTTGATTCAGGTGAGatctttaattttcatcttcTCTATGATCTTCTCATGGAAGGtgtttttattatcttgattttgatgcCTTTGAATTTGTTTGCTGCGGAAAAAAGGATGGTTCATTGGCTGAGCTTGTTCGCAAACGCTATCAGAGTTTTGATACAGAAATCGGGGCACAAATAGAGGTAACATGCTTCTTATTCCtattttgtcatgttttttaatttccctTGTGGCTAACAAGTAATGCATCTTCCAACAGGCTGGTAAGGGAGATTTTGAAACGCTTGAGAAGCTGGCCATGAAATGGGGTGAACCCAAGGTTCCATCTGCTAAGCAGGTATTTGGATAGTAACAATTTTTGCTTCAGCAATTGCAAAACATCTATCACCATGCATCCGACCCTTTTATGCAGATATTATAGATGAAAGACTGAATGGATTTTTTGTTTGTCCATGAGTTCTAGCAGGAAACGTGATGGAAAAACTGCTGGCTTTCCCTTTATATATCAGTGATATAATTTTGTAGGATTTATCTATAATTATGGAAACATGTTGGCAACACATCTCATATTTTATTCTCTCAGAGAGGAAATCTACAGGCTTGAAATACATGGTAGCCATGATTTCTTATTTATGCTAAGTCTAGGATTATTCCATTCTATATGCATGGTAGATGATCCATTCAACATAGAAGATCAAAATGCATCAAGTCCTTTGGCTAAACTCCCAGATAATCCATGAACTTCAAGAACTTTCCGAATCACTATCCAACAGATTTTAGCATGAGAAGTTAAAGATAAAGTATGCAGTGCTTTAGAAAGTGCTGGTTGAGCTTTTGCTACGAACCTCcagcttgtttttattttctttgataattGAAACCATCTTccctttaaatttttgtttcctCAACTGTTGCTTTCCTGGAAAATCAGATTTACTGCTTTTGttcttaaaatttgaattattagaaTGTGACTAGAATCTAATTCAAGATATTTGTGCCATTTGCAGGAACTTGCTGAGATGATTTTCCAGTCTGCACTGTAGAAAATGGCACATAGACAGATGACTAGAGCCCCCCACcccccgtttttttttttttcctttttccttctatCTAATCATCTTCATCGGAAATAATACGCAATAGAGTTCTCACTAATAATAGATGCAGCGAATTGAACTTAATTCTGAAGTTGGATTCTGTTTCTTGTAAATTAATCCAGAATTGCttttcatgtcatttatttGTGAAGTTATGAAATCAAGAgggaaattatgaaaaattatcaaaatcaatcaaaaactttcaaaatatcAAGTAAAACTCTTCAAACCAatcaagaatttataaaataccattgaataaaataataaatgaatattgGTTTGATTTTAATAGCATGTTTGAGATGGTAAGAaagattactttttaaagttttcttttttaaataatatttttttttattaaaatttatttttaacatcaaaacaatttaaatacatcaagaaaataaattttttaaaaatcataattgaaccacaaaaacaaatagaataaaTACTAAAAGTCACTCCtcttcatctttgttttttttttttttttttttgaataatgcTTGGTTAGTTTCTTCGAGTTTAGTACAGGAGCCTCCATACAAGAACTCCCTTCACAGCCACACACTTAAGCATGCTATTTATCCGTTTCAACATGACCTCCCACTCTTATAGATAAAGAAGAAACTAGCAAGAGATCAACAACCCgtcaaacacaaaaaagaaaagaaaaatgaagctACAATTCCACACACAATTTGTAAGGATAAGCCTCGTAGTCCTCCAACTCATAAACCCTTCACTTCAATGGCCTGAGCCAGAGTACTCATCAGCCCCAATTCCTGCTCCATGGCCTGAACAATTCCATGCACTTTTGTATATGAACTTGAGCTCAACACACCTCCAAATCACCAATCTGTGGTATGATTGGCCTAGAGGCCGCAATGTGAATATAATACAGAAACAACTATCTGTTTTATTATATGACACGGAGTGGAATAATGGGACAACCTTCTATTACACTTTAAGCGAGCCTCATAGCTGTCGGATTATGGTTAATGATGTGGGTATTCCTAGGCCTGATTTTCTTGATGGAGCCGAATATCTAGGGACTGCTGTCACTGATGGGTATCTATGCAATGTATGGGAGAAGATCGACACTATATGGTACTATGAGGATGTTTATACGAAGAGGCCTGTCAGATGGGATTTTAACGATGGTATGATATCACTtatgattaatatgattaattagaAGCTGCAGTGCTTTATGTTCATTTGATTATGGTTATTCCTTTTAGTTTGCTGTTTAGTAATATTTGACCACAACCTGATCATATTTGCAGGTATTTCCACTCATGTGATAACTTTTGACGTAGGCGCAGTGCTTTTGGATGATTCAGTGACTCAAGCTCCTGCATACTGCTTCAACCAGGAGATCAAGAACATGTAAATTTTAGTTCTAAGGTGGTGCTTCTGCTAGAAGATGGAGGTGACTTTCCCAGTTTAGTAACAAGGTCACTAGTACGaattatccaaaaaagaaaatgaatgggGAGAAATTGTCTATTGATCCACCTCATTAATTATCAgttatgtatttatatattacAATTTTAATTTACCTCTCCTTCAGTATTTTCTGTTGACCTGTGCTATTGCATGCCTTACTGATCTGATAATGCTTTAGGATTACCTCTTGTCAAGTGCTTAGAAGCAACAGATTTTAACAAAGATTaaacaaagaaggaaagaatGGTTTTGTCAACAAAAGACAGATGattaatataaaaggaaaatggaTTACCGTGTTGGAAGAAGCTAACAAACATGAGCAGTACTTAAATCGTTTTATTTAAGCTAATTGCTTGCAGCATAGTTGTATTTTGTAGTTTCCTATggttaaaaatgaagaaagtaCTTCTGGGCTGCATATGCTCAGTTGCTCACGAAAGGATGAAACACACTTTGTTTTGGTATTTAACAGCTAGAGCAAATAAAGGGTCTTGCCACTGTTAATATTGTAGTAgattttcattataataaagCATGTGACCTTGGCAGCAATTCACACCGTCAGAAGTGAATCGAGCAAAGGTCCTTATTCTCATTTTACACCATTAAATTCCTGGCTTAAAACTGCTTCAAGGGCAGAATACAACCCTGTAATTAGTTCCACCGGGACAGGTGAAGGTGCTTCTCTGGTCATCTTTAGGATAACTATAAGCGTCAGGGCACCTCTGCTTGAAAAACCTGGAGTAATCTGTTGGTTCACAGCTGCCAGAATTGCAACAGTATTGATCTGTCTTGAAGACAGTGCAAGGATTGTTGCACCCTCCGCTGGCCTTGAGCGGATCTGGGCACTGTCCATTGATATCAGCTGCGCACCTAATTCCGCGGCAGTTGCCTGATACTGGACTGAAGTCCATAGGAACATTAAACCCGTCAACAAGAGATATGTCGAAGAAATCCAAGTTGTTGAATTGGTTCAAGGCATATTCAGCCAGTGTGTTTGGGGGTTGCCCGAAGGCTTGGCATTGCAAGAGCCCATTGCAATCACCTGTCTCGCACATCCCTCGCCCGGCCCCATCGAAAATGCAGTTGGTCCGTCCCCAAATACGGGCTTGTGTTGTTCCGGCATTCGCGGTGATGGTCCATGATTCGCCTGGGTGGAGTCTTCGGCCACCACCGGGAATAGCCGCGGCCCAGACAGTGTAAGGGCATTGGTTTCGGATTTCGAAAGTAGCTGCGTTGCTTAAGGTGAAGAAATGGGCAAAAAGAAGGAAGCAGGGAAGCAATGAGAAGTAAGAAAAAGGACTCAAACTGAAGAAAAATGGATTGAGAATGCTGGTATGTTGTGATTATTTGAGAGGGCTTAGGACAGCTTTTATAGGAGAAGTGTCACAGTTTGCTAGTGCGGTTGGATCAAGagcaatgcaaaaaaaataaaaataataataataataattaaaggatatctaccaagaaagaaaaaccaaactGTTATGGAAAGCAGGAAAAAACAAACTCTCAAGTCAAAGCTTTCAACATTTGCATTGGTCTAAAAGACAGTGGGATGAGATTGAAACTAGTGTTTGGCCATGTCCCTCTATAAATAACGTATAATAGATccctctaaaaaaaacaaatatttgaaagagAGTTTGTTATTTCACTGATAGtgttttataaagtattttattttatttgaaaatatatttaaataataattttttatttttaaaaatttatttttaacaacatcacatcaaaataatccaaaaatataaaatattaattttatatataaaaaaaaatttagaaatgcgCCACTGTTCCAAGCAAGCTCCGAGTATATTTTATACCCTTCAAGAAACTCCGTAGCTGTAACTTgtaagagagggagagagagtacaagaaaaaattataaatctttattttttaaattgtatttttagatattttataattcTAAGTCATGTtgttacttttaaataaaaatgtttattaatttgaaatatagattttgaaaagaaaaaaataattaaaaataaaaaaaataaatgatggaGAAGAAAGATGAACATACATATTCGCATGGTCCATGATTCGCCTGGGTGGAGTCTTTGGCCACCACCGGGAACAGCCGCGGCCCAAACAGTGTAAGCGCATAGGTTTCGGAATTCGAAAGTAGCTGCGTTGCTTAAGGTGAAGAAATAGGCAAAAAGAAGGAAGCAGGGAAACAATGCTAAGTAAGAAAAAGGACTCATAGTGAAGAAATATGGATTGAG includes:
- the LOC7488994 gene encoding xylose isomerase isoform X2; translation: MKGGRILLLLVCSSVITLGVFAAGPPTCPADLGGKCSDSGEWEGEFFPGIPKIKYEGPSSKNPLAFKWYNAEEEILGKKMKDWMRFSIAFWHTFRGTGGDPFGAPTKYWPWEDGTNSLAMAKRRMRANFEFLEKIGVDRWCFHDRDIAPDGETLEESNKNLDEVVALAKELQGTKIRPLWGTAQLFMHPRYMHGGATSSELGVYAYAAAQVKKAMEVTHDLGGENYVFWGGREGYQSLLNTDMERELDHLARFCEAAVAYKKKIGFIGTLLIEPKPQEPTKHQYDWDAATTANFLRKYGLIGEFKLNIECNHATLSGHSCHHELETARINGLLGNIDANTGDPQIGWDTDQFMTDISEATMVMISVIRNGGLAPGGFNFDAKLRRESTEVEDIFLAHISGMDTLARGLRSAAKLIQDGSLAELVRKRYQSFDTEIGAQIEAGKGDFETLEKLAMKWGEPKVPSAKQELAEMIFQSAL
- the LOC7488994 gene encoding xylose isomerase isoform X1 encodes the protein MVSFNKMKGGRILLLLVCSSVITLGVFAAGPPTCPADLGGKCSDSGEWEGEFFPGIPKIKYEGPSSKNPLAFKWYNAEEEILGKKMKDWMRFSIAFWHTFRGTGGDPFGAPTKYWPWEDGTNSLAMAKRRMRANFEFLEKIGVDRWCFHDRDIAPDGETLEESNKNLDEVVALAKELQGTKIRPLWGTAQLFMHPRYMHGGATSSELGVYAYAAAQVKKAMEVTHDLGGENYVFWGGREGYQSLLNTDMERELDHLARFCEAAVAYKKKIGFIGTLLIEPKPQEPTKHQYDWDAATTANFLRKYGLIGEFKLNIECNHATLSGHSCHHELETARINGLLGNIDANTGDPQIGWDTDQFMTDISEATMVMISVIRNGGLAPGGFNFDAKLRRESTEVEDIFLAHISGMDTLARGLRSAAKLIQDGSLAELVRKRYQSFDTEIGAQIEAGKGDFETLEKLAMKWGEPKVPSAKQELAEMIFQSAL
- the LOC7461601 gene encoding uncharacterized protein At4g14100; the encoded protein is MKLQFHTQFVRISLVVLQLINPSLQWPEPEYSSAPIPAPWPEQFHALLYMNLSSTHLQITNLWYDWPRGRNVNIIQKQLSVLLYDTEWNNGTTFYYTLSEPHSCRIMVNDVGIPRPDFLDGAEYLGTAVTDGYLCNVWEKIDTIWYYEDVYTKRPVRWDFNDGISTHVITFDVGAVLLDDSVTQAPAYCFNQEIKNM
- the LOC112325770 gene encoding protein P21; amino-acid sequence: MSRFSYLSLFPCFLLFAHFFTLSNAATFEIRNQCPYTVWAAAIPGGGRRLHPGESWTITANAGTTQARIWGRTNCIFDGAGRGMCETGDCNGLLQCQAFGQPPNTLAEYALNQFNNLDFFDISLVDGFNVPMDFSPVSGNCRGIRCAADINGQCPDPLKASGGCNNPCTVFKTDQYCCNSGSCEPTDYSRFFKQRCPDAYSYPKDDQRSTFTCPGGTNYRVVFCP